In a genomic window of Lycium ferocissimum isolate CSIRO_LF1 chromosome 9, AGI_CSIRO_Lferr_CH_V1, whole genome shotgun sequence:
- the LOC132031246 gene encoding probable ubiquitin-conjugating enzyme E2 25 isoform X1, which translates to MMLMHRKIVFFHQNSEERVFPGGSSINAQVDEVSPSISWIPISESAKQKEPIHHGVIDVNMEGSDNDLMLIDGNTESNGKGKEIFLELSLGRGPSQVQSSKKHSSSESDEMHTDVFYEDDVPTDMNVDDLAHNYHAFLQSHFDHMDIPPGVEVPIPWMFGPAEAKMAPTTTSSSSTSKPPSLPSWLTPVSQPTPFELPSSSLGPTFCKSQLSAIEQSGSKNLSLGGEKIFNAQGSHLKRKFHSDGWHTQSIPGASHFPTVHFVPPPPMPSWMSLPLNMTTPQASSGFMNPLPLKQVHPGFMLAPGDMNSLPLEPVHPGYILTPDPMNYFPQEQLSSGSVLAPGAMYYFSQEMDHHAVWTQGPKNIETTTDSPSFQCKDLGESLKNFRLFKKFDTVQDHSDHYFSKLASPDQASKSCAKRIQAEWKILEKDLPDTIFVRVYETRMDLLRAVIIGADGTPYHDGLFFFDVFFPSTYPHVPPHVHYHSFGLRINPNLYDCGKVCLSLLNTWGGRGKEKWIPGGSTMLQVLVSIQGLILNAKPYFNEPGYAKLSGSPIGEQSSLHYNENTYIDNLKTMVYCMRRPPQHFEDFVVGHYFQSCQDILAACKAYMDGARVGSLVRGCVLDQNGDEGGDKSCSQHFKAMLAGFIPTLIDTFTKIGAKDCDKFLPLAEKASTGVEQVKIESC; encoded by the exons ATGATGTTGATGCATAGGAAAATAGTGTTTTTTCACCAGAATTCTGA GGAAAGAGTGTTCCCTGGTGGGAGTTCAATCAATGCGCAGGTGGACGAAGTCTCGCCCTCTATCAGTTGGATTCCGATATCAGAGTCTGCTAAACAAAAGGAG CCTATTCACCATGGAGTAATAGATGTTAACATGGAAGGAAGTGATAATGATTTGATGCTTATTGATGGGAATACTGAATCTAATGGCAAAGGAAAG GAAATTTTTCTCGAGCTATCCCTTGGTCGTGGACCGAGTCAAGTTCAGTCTTCGAAGAAGCACAGCTCTTCGGAATCAGATGAAATGCATACGGACGTATTTTATGAAGATGATGTGCCTACGGACATGAATGTTGATGACCTAGCGCATAACTACCATGCCTTTTTGCAATCACATTTTGATCATATGGATATTCCACCTGGAGTTGAGGTTCCAATCCCGTGGATGTTCGGTCCTGCTGAAGCTAAAATGGCACCAACCACTACAAGCTCATCGTCTACTTCGAAACCTCCGAGTTTACCTTCATGGTTGACTCCTGTTAGTCAGCCTACACCGTTTGAGTTACCTTCGTCATCTCTGGGACCCACTTTTTGCAAGAGCCAACTTTCTGCCATAGAACAAAGTGGTTCTAAAAACCTATCACTTGGGGGAGAAAAGATTTTTAACGCTCAAGGGTCTCATCTTAAAAGGAAGTTCCATTCGGATGGTTGGCATACTCAATCTATTCCTGGTGCATCTCATTTCCCTACAGTTCACTTTGTACCTCCTCCACCAATGCCTAGTTGGATGAGTTTACCCCTTAATATGACAACTCCCCAAGCTTCTTCAGGGTTTATGAACCCTCTCCCTCTGAAACAGGTTCATCCGGGGTTTATGCTGGCACCAGGTGATATGAACTCTCTTCCTCTGGAACCCGTTCATCCAGGGTATATTCTCACACCAGATCCTATGAACTATTTTCCTCAGGAACAGCTTTCTTCGGGGTCTGTTCTTGCACCAGGTGCTATGTACTATTTCTCTCAGGAAATGGATCATCATGCAGTCTGGACGCAGGGCCCTAAAAACATTGAAACTACTACAGATAGTCCATCCTTCCAGTGTAAAGATTTAGGTGAAAGTCTGAAGAATTTCCGtcttttcaagaaatttgaTACTGTTCAAGATCATTCGGACCATTACTTTTCTAAACTTGCATCTCCTGACCAG GCCTCTAAGAGTTGCGCCAAGAGAATACAGGCGGAATGGAAGATACTGGAGAAAGATCTGCCTG ATACCATATTTGTCCGGGTGTATGAAACAAGAATGGATCTGTTGAGGGCAGTGATTATTGGAGCTGACGGAACTCCATACCATGATGGCCTTTTCTTCTTTGATGTTTTCTTCCCTAGCACCTATCCCCATGTTCCACCA CATGTACACTACCATTCTTTTGGCCTTCGTATCAATCCAAACTTGTATGACTGTGGAAAAGTCTGCCTGAGCCTTCTTAACACTTGGGGTGGTAGAGGGAAGGAGAAATGGATCCCTGGTGGATCGACTATGCTACAAGTTTTGGTTTCCATACAAGGGCTAATATTGAATGCAAAGCCCTATTTCAATGAGCCTGGATATGCAAAGTTGAGTGGATCACCCATAGGGGAACAAAGCTCACTGCACTATAACGAGAACACTTACATTGATAATCTAAAGACAATGGTCTACTGTATGAGGCGACCACCACAG CATTTTGAGGATTTTGTTGTAGGGCATTACTTTCAAAGTTGTCAAGATATTCTTGCGGCATGTAAAGCATATATGGATGGTGCTCGAGTAGGTAGCCTTGTTAGAGGGTGTGTTCTTGATCAGAATGGTGATGAGGGTGGTGACAAAAGTTGCTCTCAGCATTTCAAGGCCATGTTGGCGGGATTCATCCCGACGCTTATAGATACATTTACAAAGATTGGTGCAAAGGATTGTGATAAGTTTCTTCCCTTGGCAGAAAAGGCGTCAACCGGGGTAGAACAAGTTAAAATTGAGAGTTGCTGA
- the LOC132031246 gene encoding probable ubiquitin-conjugating enzyme E2 25 isoform X2 has translation MESPPSLAQYISQNSKERVFPGGSSINAQVDEVSPSISWIPISESAKQKEPIHHGVIDVNMEGSDNDLMLIDGNTESNGKGKEIFLELSLGRGPSQVQSSKKHSSSESDEMHTDVFYEDDVPTDMNVDDLAHNYHAFLQSHFDHMDIPPGVEVPIPWMFGPAEAKMAPTTTSSSSTSKPPSLPSWLTPVSQPTPFELPSSSLGPTFCKSQLSAIEQSGSKNLSLGGEKIFNAQGSHLKRKFHSDGWHTQSIPGASHFPTVHFVPPPPMPSWMSLPLNMTTPQASSGFMNPLPLKQVHPGFMLAPGDMNSLPLEPVHPGYILTPDPMNYFPQEQLSSGSVLAPGAMYYFSQEMDHHAVWTQGPKNIETTTDSPSFQCKDLGESLKNFRLFKKFDTVQDHSDHYFSKLASPDQASKSCAKRIQAEWKILEKDLPDTIFVRVYETRMDLLRAVIIGADGTPYHDGLFFFDVFFPSTYPHVPPHVHYHSFGLRINPNLYDCGKVCLSLLNTWGGRGKEKWIPGGSTMLQVLVSIQGLILNAKPYFNEPGYAKLSGSPIGEQSSLHYNENTYIDNLKTMVYCMRRPPQHFEDFVVGHYFQSCQDILAACKAYMDGARVGSLVRGCVLDQNGDEGGDKSCSQHFKAMLAGFIPTLIDTFTKIGAKDCDKFLPLAEKASTGVEQVKIESC, from the exons ATGGAGTCGCCACCGTCACTTGCTCAATACATATCTCAGAATTCCAA GGAAAGAGTGTTCCCTGGTGGGAGTTCAATCAATGCGCAGGTGGACGAAGTCTCGCCCTCTATCAGTTGGATTCCGATATCAGAGTCTGCTAAACAAAAGGAG CCTATTCACCATGGAGTAATAGATGTTAACATGGAAGGAAGTGATAATGATTTGATGCTTATTGATGGGAATACTGAATCTAATGGCAAAGGAAAG GAAATTTTTCTCGAGCTATCCCTTGGTCGTGGACCGAGTCAAGTTCAGTCTTCGAAGAAGCACAGCTCTTCGGAATCAGATGAAATGCATACGGACGTATTTTATGAAGATGATGTGCCTACGGACATGAATGTTGATGACCTAGCGCATAACTACCATGCCTTTTTGCAATCACATTTTGATCATATGGATATTCCACCTGGAGTTGAGGTTCCAATCCCGTGGATGTTCGGTCCTGCTGAAGCTAAAATGGCACCAACCACTACAAGCTCATCGTCTACTTCGAAACCTCCGAGTTTACCTTCATGGTTGACTCCTGTTAGTCAGCCTACACCGTTTGAGTTACCTTCGTCATCTCTGGGACCCACTTTTTGCAAGAGCCAACTTTCTGCCATAGAACAAAGTGGTTCTAAAAACCTATCACTTGGGGGAGAAAAGATTTTTAACGCTCAAGGGTCTCATCTTAAAAGGAAGTTCCATTCGGATGGTTGGCATACTCAATCTATTCCTGGTGCATCTCATTTCCCTACAGTTCACTTTGTACCTCCTCCACCAATGCCTAGTTGGATGAGTTTACCCCTTAATATGACAACTCCCCAAGCTTCTTCAGGGTTTATGAACCCTCTCCCTCTGAAACAGGTTCATCCGGGGTTTATGCTGGCACCAGGTGATATGAACTCTCTTCCTCTGGAACCCGTTCATCCAGGGTATATTCTCACACCAGATCCTATGAACTATTTTCCTCAGGAACAGCTTTCTTCGGGGTCTGTTCTTGCACCAGGTGCTATGTACTATTTCTCTCAGGAAATGGATCATCATGCAGTCTGGACGCAGGGCCCTAAAAACATTGAAACTACTACAGATAGTCCATCCTTCCAGTGTAAAGATTTAGGTGAAAGTCTGAAGAATTTCCGtcttttcaagaaatttgaTACTGTTCAAGATCATTCGGACCATTACTTTTCTAAACTTGCATCTCCTGACCAG GCCTCTAAGAGTTGCGCCAAGAGAATACAGGCGGAATGGAAGATACTGGAGAAAGATCTGCCTG ATACCATATTTGTCCGGGTGTATGAAACAAGAATGGATCTGTTGAGGGCAGTGATTATTGGAGCTGACGGAACTCCATACCATGATGGCCTTTTCTTCTTTGATGTTTTCTTCCCTAGCACCTATCCCCATGTTCCACCA CATGTACACTACCATTCTTTTGGCCTTCGTATCAATCCAAACTTGTATGACTGTGGAAAAGTCTGCCTGAGCCTTCTTAACACTTGGGGTGGTAGAGGGAAGGAGAAATGGATCCCTGGTGGATCGACTATGCTACAAGTTTTGGTTTCCATACAAGGGCTAATATTGAATGCAAAGCCCTATTTCAATGAGCCTGGATATGCAAAGTTGAGTGGATCACCCATAGGGGAACAAAGCTCACTGCACTATAACGAGAACACTTACATTGATAATCTAAAGACAATGGTCTACTGTATGAGGCGACCACCACAG CATTTTGAGGATTTTGTTGTAGGGCATTACTTTCAAAGTTGTCAAGATATTCTTGCGGCATGTAAAGCATATATGGATGGTGCTCGAGTAGGTAGCCTTGTTAGAGGGTGTGTTCTTGATCAGAATGGTGATGAGGGTGGTGACAAAAGTTGCTCTCAGCATTTCAAGGCCATGTTGGCGGGATTCATCCCGACGCTTATAGATACATTTACAAAGATTGGTGCAAAGGATTGTGATAAGTTTCTTCCCTTGGCAGAAAAGGCGTCAACCGGGGTAGAACAAGTTAAAATTGAGAGTTGCTGA
- the LOC132031246 gene encoding probable ubiquitin-conjugating enzyme E2 25 isoform X5, producing MEGSDNDLMLIDGNTESNGKGKEIFLELSLGRGPSQVQSSKKHSSSESDEMHTDVFYEDDVPTDMNVDDLAHNYHAFLQSHFDHMDIPPGVEVPIPWMFGPAEAKMAPTTTSSSSTSKPPSLPSWLTPVSQPTPFELPSSSLGPTFCKSQLSAIEQSGSKNLSLGGEKIFNAQGSHLKRKFHSDGWHTQSIPGASHFPTVHFVPPPPMPSWMSLPLNMTTPQASSGFMNPLPLKQVHPGFMLAPGDMNSLPLEPVHPGYILTPDPMNYFPQEQLSSGSVLAPGAMYYFSQEMDHHAVWTQGPKNIETTTDSPSFQCKDLGESLKNFRLFKKFDTVQDHSDHYFSKLASPDQASKSCAKRIQAEWKILEKDLPDTIFVRVYETRMDLLRAVIIGADGTPYHDGLFFFDVFFPSTYPHVPPHVHYHSFGLRINPNLYDCGKVCLSLLNTWGGRGKEKWIPGGSTMLQVLVSIQGLILNAKPYFNEPGYAKLSGSPIGEQSSLHYNENTYIDNLKTMVYCMRRPPQHFEDFVVGHYFQSCQDILAACKAYMDGARVGSLVRGCVLDQNGDEGGDKSCSQHFKAMLAGFIPTLIDTFTKIGAKDCDKFLPLAEKASTGVEQVKIESC from the exons ATGGAAGGAAGTGATAATGATTTGATGCTTATTGATGGGAATACTGAATCTAATGGCAAAGGAAAG GAAATTTTTCTCGAGCTATCCCTTGGTCGTGGACCGAGTCAAGTTCAGTCTTCGAAGAAGCACAGCTCTTCGGAATCAGATGAAATGCATACGGACGTATTTTATGAAGATGATGTGCCTACGGACATGAATGTTGATGACCTAGCGCATAACTACCATGCCTTTTTGCAATCACATTTTGATCATATGGATATTCCACCTGGAGTTGAGGTTCCAATCCCGTGGATGTTCGGTCCTGCTGAAGCTAAAATGGCACCAACCACTACAAGCTCATCGTCTACTTCGAAACCTCCGAGTTTACCTTCATGGTTGACTCCTGTTAGTCAGCCTACACCGTTTGAGTTACCTTCGTCATCTCTGGGACCCACTTTTTGCAAGAGCCAACTTTCTGCCATAGAACAAAGTGGTTCTAAAAACCTATCACTTGGGGGAGAAAAGATTTTTAACGCTCAAGGGTCTCATCTTAAAAGGAAGTTCCATTCGGATGGTTGGCATACTCAATCTATTCCTGGTGCATCTCATTTCCCTACAGTTCACTTTGTACCTCCTCCACCAATGCCTAGTTGGATGAGTTTACCCCTTAATATGACAACTCCCCAAGCTTCTTCAGGGTTTATGAACCCTCTCCCTCTGAAACAGGTTCATCCGGGGTTTATGCTGGCACCAGGTGATATGAACTCTCTTCCTCTGGAACCCGTTCATCCAGGGTATATTCTCACACCAGATCCTATGAACTATTTTCCTCAGGAACAGCTTTCTTCGGGGTCTGTTCTTGCACCAGGTGCTATGTACTATTTCTCTCAGGAAATGGATCATCATGCAGTCTGGACGCAGGGCCCTAAAAACATTGAAACTACTACAGATAGTCCATCCTTCCAGTGTAAAGATTTAGGTGAAAGTCTGAAGAATTTCCGtcttttcaagaaatttgaTACTGTTCAAGATCATTCGGACCATTACTTTTCTAAACTTGCATCTCCTGACCAG GCCTCTAAGAGTTGCGCCAAGAGAATACAGGCGGAATGGAAGATACTGGAGAAAGATCTGCCTG ATACCATATTTGTCCGGGTGTATGAAACAAGAATGGATCTGTTGAGGGCAGTGATTATTGGAGCTGACGGAACTCCATACCATGATGGCCTTTTCTTCTTTGATGTTTTCTTCCCTAGCACCTATCCCCATGTTCCACCA CATGTACACTACCATTCTTTTGGCCTTCGTATCAATCCAAACTTGTATGACTGTGGAAAAGTCTGCCTGAGCCTTCTTAACACTTGGGGTGGTAGAGGGAAGGAGAAATGGATCCCTGGTGGATCGACTATGCTACAAGTTTTGGTTTCCATACAAGGGCTAATATTGAATGCAAAGCCCTATTTCAATGAGCCTGGATATGCAAAGTTGAGTGGATCACCCATAGGGGAACAAAGCTCACTGCACTATAACGAGAACACTTACATTGATAATCTAAAGACAATGGTCTACTGTATGAGGCGACCACCACAG CATTTTGAGGATTTTGTTGTAGGGCATTACTTTCAAAGTTGTCAAGATATTCTTGCGGCATGTAAAGCATATATGGATGGTGCTCGAGTAGGTAGCCTTGTTAGAGGGTGTGTTCTTGATCAGAATGGTGATGAGGGTGGTGACAAAAGTTGCTCTCAGCATTTCAAGGCCATGTTGGCGGGATTCATCCCGACGCTTATAGATACATTTACAAAGATTGGTGCAAAGGATTGTGATAAGTTTCTTCCCTTGGCAGAAAAGGCGTCAACCGGGGTAGAACAAGTTAAAATTGAGAGTTGCTGA
- the LOC132031246 gene encoding probable ubiquitin-conjugating enzyme E2 25 isoform X3, with protein sequence MMLRDKEIFEERVFPGGSSINAQVDEVSPSISWIPISESAKQKEPIHHGVIDVNMEGSDNDLMLIDGNTESNGKGKEIFLELSLGRGPSQVQSSKKHSSSESDEMHTDVFYEDDVPTDMNVDDLAHNYHAFLQSHFDHMDIPPGVEVPIPWMFGPAEAKMAPTTTSSSSTSKPPSLPSWLTPVSQPTPFELPSSSLGPTFCKSQLSAIEQSGSKNLSLGGEKIFNAQGSHLKRKFHSDGWHTQSIPGASHFPTVHFVPPPPMPSWMSLPLNMTTPQASSGFMNPLPLKQVHPGFMLAPGDMNSLPLEPVHPGYILTPDPMNYFPQEQLSSGSVLAPGAMYYFSQEMDHHAVWTQGPKNIETTTDSPSFQCKDLGESLKNFRLFKKFDTVQDHSDHYFSKLASPDQASKSCAKRIQAEWKILEKDLPDTIFVRVYETRMDLLRAVIIGADGTPYHDGLFFFDVFFPSTYPHVPPHVHYHSFGLRINPNLYDCGKVCLSLLNTWGGRGKEKWIPGGSTMLQVLVSIQGLILNAKPYFNEPGYAKLSGSPIGEQSSLHYNENTYIDNLKTMVYCMRRPPQHFEDFVVGHYFQSCQDILAACKAYMDGARVGSLVRGCVLDQNGDEGGDKSCSQHFKAMLAGFIPTLIDTFTKIGAKDCDKFLPLAEKASTGVEQVKIESC encoded by the exons atgaTGTTGAGGGATAAAGAGATTTTTGA GGAAAGAGTGTTCCCTGGTGGGAGTTCAATCAATGCGCAGGTGGACGAAGTCTCGCCCTCTATCAGTTGGATTCCGATATCAGAGTCTGCTAAACAAAAGGAG CCTATTCACCATGGAGTAATAGATGTTAACATGGAAGGAAGTGATAATGATTTGATGCTTATTGATGGGAATACTGAATCTAATGGCAAAGGAAAG GAAATTTTTCTCGAGCTATCCCTTGGTCGTGGACCGAGTCAAGTTCAGTCTTCGAAGAAGCACAGCTCTTCGGAATCAGATGAAATGCATACGGACGTATTTTATGAAGATGATGTGCCTACGGACATGAATGTTGATGACCTAGCGCATAACTACCATGCCTTTTTGCAATCACATTTTGATCATATGGATATTCCACCTGGAGTTGAGGTTCCAATCCCGTGGATGTTCGGTCCTGCTGAAGCTAAAATGGCACCAACCACTACAAGCTCATCGTCTACTTCGAAACCTCCGAGTTTACCTTCATGGTTGACTCCTGTTAGTCAGCCTACACCGTTTGAGTTACCTTCGTCATCTCTGGGACCCACTTTTTGCAAGAGCCAACTTTCTGCCATAGAACAAAGTGGTTCTAAAAACCTATCACTTGGGGGAGAAAAGATTTTTAACGCTCAAGGGTCTCATCTTAAAAGGAAGTTCCATTCGGATGGTTGGCATACTCAATCTATTCCTGGTGCATCTCATTTCCCTACAGTTCACTTTGTACCTCCTCCACCAATGCCTAGTTGGATGAGTTTACCCCTTAATATGACAACTCCCCAAGCTTCTTCAGGGTTTATGAACCCTCTCCCTCTGAAACAGGTTCATCCGGGGTTTATGCTGGCACCAGGTGATATGAACTCTCTTCCTCTGGAACCCGTTCATCCAGGGTATATTCTCACACCAGATCCTATGAACTATTTTCCTCAGGAACAGCTTTCTTCGGGGTCTGTTCTTGCACCAGGTGCTATGTACTATTTCTCTCAGGAAATGGATCATCATGCAGTCTGGACGCAGGGCCCTAAAAACATTGAAACTACTACAGATAGTCCATCCTTCCAGTGTAAAGATTTAGGTGAAAGTCTGAAGAATTTCCGtcttttcaagaaatttgaTACTGTTCAAGATCATTCGGACCATTACTTTTCTAAACTTGCATCTCCTGACCAG GCCTCTAAGAGTTGCGCCAAGAGAATACAGGCGGAATGGAAGATACTGGAGAAAGATCTGCCTG ATACCATATTTGTCCGGGTGTATGAAACAAGAATGGATCTGTTGAGGGCAGTGATTATTGGAGCTGACGGAACTCCATACCATGATGGCCTTTTCTTCTTTGATGTTTTCTTCCCTAGCACCTATCCCCATGTTCCACCA CATGTACACTACCATTCTTTTGGCCTTCGTATCAATCCAAACTTGTATGACTGTGGAAAAGTCTGCCTGAGCCTTCTTAACACTTGGGGTGGTAGAGGGAAGGAGAAATGGATCCCTGGTGGATCGACTATGCTACAAGTTTTGGTTTCCATACAAGGGCTAATATTGAATGCAAAGCCCTATTTCAATGAGCCTGGATATGCAAAGTTGAGTGGATCACCCATAGGGGAACAAAGCTCACTGCACTATAACGAGAACACTTACATTGATAATCTAAAGACAATGGTCTACTGTATGAGGCGACCACCACAG CATTTTGAGGATTTTGTTGTAGGGCATTACTTTCAAAGTTGTCAAGATATTCTTGCGGCATGTAAAGCATATATGGATGGTGCTCGAGTAGGTAGCCTTGTTAGAGGGTGTGTTCTTGATCAGAATGGTGATGAGGGTGGTGACAAAAGTTGCTCTCAGCATTTCAAGGCCATGTTGGCGGGATTCATCCCGACGCTTATAGATACATTTACAAAGATTGGTGCAAAGGATTGTGATAAGTTTCTTCCCTTGGCAGAAAAGGCGTCAACCGGGGTAGAACAAGTTAAAATTGAGAGTTGCTGA
- the LOC132031246 gene encoding probable ubiquitin-conjugating enzyme E2 25 isoform X4, producing MYRERVFPGGSSINAQVDEVSPSISWIPISESAKQKEPIHHGVIDVNMEGSDNDLMLIDGNTESNGKGKEIFLELSLGRGPSQVQSSKKHSSSESDEMHTDVFYEDDVPTDMNVDDLAHNYHAFLQSHFDHMDIPPGVEVPIPWMFGPAEAKMAPTTTSSSSTSKPPSLPSWLTPVSQPTPFELPSSSLGPTFCKSQLSAIEQSGSKNLSLGGEKIFNAQGSHLKRKFHSDGWHTQSIPGASHFPTVHFVPPPPMPSWMSLPLNMTTPQASSGFMNPLPLKQVHPGFMLAPGDMNSLPLEPVHPGYILTPDPMNYFPQEQLSSGSVLAPGAMYYFSQEMDHHAVWTQGPKNIETTTDSPSFQCKDLGESLKNFRLFKKFDTVQDHSDHYFSKLASPDQASKSCAKRIQAEWKILEKDLPDTIFVRVYETRMDLLRAVIIGADGTPYHDGLFFFDVFFPSTYPHVPPHVHYHSFGLRINPNLYDCGKVCLSLLNTWGGRGKEKWIPGGSTMLQVLVSIQGLILNAKPYFNEPGYAKLSGSPIGEQSSLHYNENTYIDNLKTMVYCMRRPPQHFEDFVVGHYFQSCQDILAACKAYMDGARVGSLVRGCVLDQNGDEGGDKSCSQHFKAMLAGFIPTLIDTFTKIGAKDCDKFLPLAEKASTGVEQVKIESC from the exons ATGTACAG GGAAAGAGTGTTCCCTGGTGGGAGTTCAATCAATGCGCAGGTGGACGAAGTCTCGCCCTCTATCAGTTGGATTCCGATATCAGAGTCTGCTAAACAAAAGGAG CCTATTCACCATGGAGTAATAGATGTTAACATGGAAGGAAGTGATAATGATTTGATGCTTATTGATGGGAATACTGAATCTAATGGCAAAGGAAAG GAAATTTTTCTCGAGCTATCCCTTGGTCGTGGACCGAGTCAAGTTCAGTCTTCGAAGAAGCACAGCTCTTCGGAATCAGATGAAATGCATACGGACGTATTTTATGAAGATGATGTGCCTACGGACATGAATGTTGATGACCTAGCGCATAACTACCATGCCTTTTTGCAATCACATTTTGATCATATGGATATTCCACCTGGAGTTGAGGTTCCAATCCCGTGGATGTTCGGTCCTGCTGAAGCTAAAATGGCACCAACCACTACAAGCTCATCGTCTACTTCGAAACCTCCGAGTTTACCTTCATGGTTGACTCCTGTTAGTCAGCCTACACCGTTTGAGTTACCTTCGTCATCTCTGGGACCCACTTTTTGCAAGAGCCAACTTTCTGCCATAGAACAAAGTGGTTCTAAAAACCTATCACTTGGGGGAGAAAAGATTTTTAACGCTCAAGGGTCTCATCTTAAAAGGAAGTTCCATTCGGATGGTTGGCATACTCAATCTATTCCTGGTGCATCTCATTTCCCTACAGTTCACTTTGTACCTCCTCCACCAATGCCTAGTTGGATGAGTTTACCCCTTAATATGACAACTCCCCAAGCTTCTTCAGGGTTTATGAACCCTCTCCCTCTGAAACAGGTTCATCCGGGGTTTATGCTGGCACCAGGTGATATGAACTCTCTTCCTCTGGAACCCGTTCATCCAGGGTATATTCTCACACCAGATCCTATGAACTATTTTCCTCAGGAACAGCTTTCTTCGGGGTCTGTTCTTGCACCAGGTGCTATGTACTATTTCTCTCAGGAAATGGATCATCATGCAGTCTGGACGCAGGGCCCTAAAAACATTGAAACTACTACAGATAGTCCATCCTTCCAGTGTAAAGATTTAGGTGAAAGTCTGAAGAATTTCCGtcttttcaagaaatttgaTACTGTTCAAGATCATTCGGACCATTACTTTTCTAAACTTGCATCTCCTGACCAG GCCTCTAAGAGTTGCGCCAAGAGAATACAGGCGGAATGGAAGATACTGGAGAAAGATCTGCCTG ATACCATATTTGTCCGGGTGTATGAAACAAGAATGGATCTGTTGAGGGCAGTGATTATTGGAGCTGACGGAACTCCATACCATGATGGCCTTTTCTTCTTTGATGTTTTCTTCCCTAGCACCTATCCCCATGTTCCACCA CATGTACACTACCATTCTTTTGGCCTTCGTATCAATCCAAACTTGTATGACTGTGGAAAAGTCTGCCTGAGCCTTCTTAACACTTGGGGTGGTAGAGGGAAGGAGAAATGGATCCCTGGTGGATCGACTATGCTACAAGTTTTGGTTTCCATACAAGGGCTAATATTGAATGCAAAGCCCTATTTCAATGAGCCTGGATATGCAAAGTTGAGTGGATCACCCATAGGGGAACAAAGCTCACTGCACTATAACGAGAACACTTACATTGATAATCTAAAGACAATGGTCTACTGTATGAGGCGACCACCACAG CATTTTGAGGATTTTGTTGTAGGGCATTACTTTCAAAGTTGTCAAGATATTCTTGCGGCATGTAAAGCATATATGGATGGTGCTCGAGTAGGTAGCCTTGTTAGAGGGTGTGTTCTTGATCAGAATGGTGATGAGGGTGGTGACAAAAGTTGCTCTCAGCATTTCAAGGCCATGTTGGCGGGATTCATCCCGACGCTTATAGATACATTTACAAAGATTGGTGCAAAGGATTGTGATAAGTTTCTTCCCTTGGCAGAAAAGGCGTCAACCGGGGTAGAACAAGTTAAAATTGAGAGTTGCTGA